The following proteins are encoded in a genomic region of Candidatus Krumholzibacteriia bacterium:
- a CDS encoding vitamin B12-dependent ribonucleotide reductase, translating into MITLVEAPMLNSNALRVLESRYLRKDDTGKVVETPEQMFARVAENIASAEASYGADERERHHWAEVFRRTMASLDFLPNSPTLMNAGTDIQQLSACFVLPVEDSMEAIFDSIKHTALIHKSGGGTGFSFSRLRPRNDTVQSTQGVSSGPVSFMGVFDAATETVRQGGRRRGANMAMLRVDHPDILDFIDSKSADDRLNNFNISVAVTDRFMEALLEGGDYELINPRTGAVTASLPAMDVFRRMVDRAWLNGEPGVIFIDRINANNPTPAVGAIESTNPCGEQPLLPYESCNLGSVNLARFARGEMGNAEVDFARLREVVAVAVRFLDDVIDMNSYPLPEIEQLTRANRKIGLGVMGFADLLIQMGIAYQSPEAEAIAEDIMSCVNQAAIEASQALAKERGAFPNFSRSVFAERGEAPRRNATVTTIAPTGSISIIAGVASGVEPLFGVAFKRRILDGAELVDVNPLFERVARDEEFYSEELAARIAQDGHVRDMDEVPRRWRNLFQTAHDVTPEGHIRIQAAFQKHTENAVSKTVNLAHESTREDVEETFRLAFQLGCKGVTIYRDGSRDMQVLSTGKAAPAPGARREPRPRPESVSGRTTRMETGCGNLYVTTNETSDGPFELFASIGKTGGCAASQTEAIGRLVSLSLRSGVDPNAVARQLRGVRCPYPSWNRGNKVLSCADAIGQALEKFVEASQPAVSQNAAGSAPEIDRAERLAGNCIECGNVLEFEGGCAVCRVCGYSRC; encoded by the coding sequence ATGATCACCCTCGTCGAGGCCCCGATGCTCAATTCCAACGCCCTGCGCGTACTCGAAAGCCGCTACCTGCGCAAGGACGACACCGGCAAGGTGGTGGAAACGCCTGAGCAGATGTTCGCACGGGTGGCGGAGAACATCGCGTCGGCCGAAGCCAGCTATGGCGCCGACGAGCGCGAGCGGCACCACTGGGCCGAAGTATTCCGGCGCACCATGGCGTCGCTCGATTTCCTCCCCAATTCGCCGACGCTCATGAATGCCGGAACGGACATTCAGCAGCTCTCGGCGTGCTTCGTGCTGCCGGTCGAAGACTCGATGGAAGCGATCTTCGATTCGATCAAGCACACGGCACTGATACACAAGAGCGGCGGCGGCACCGGGTTCTCCTTCTCGCGGCTGCGCCCGCGCAATGACACCGTGCAGAGCACGCAGGGCGTTTCCAGCGGTCCGGTGTCATTCATGGGTGTGTTCGATGCCGCCACGGAAACAGTCCGCCAGGGCGGGCGTCGCCGGGGAGCCAACATGGCCATGCTGCGCGTGGACCACCCGGACATCCTCGACTTCATCGACTCGAAGAGCGCCGACGACCGCCTGAACAACTTCAACATTTCGGTGGCGGTGACCGACCGCTTCATGGAAGCGCTGCTGGAGGGCGGGGACTACGAGTTGATCAACCCGCGTACCGGAGCGGTGACCGCCTCGCTCCCCGCCATGGATGTCTTCCGCCGCATGGTCGACCGCGCATGGCTCAACGGCGAGCCCGGTGTGATCTTTATCGACCGTATCAACGCCAACAATCCCACCCCCGCGGTGGGGGCCATCGAGAGCACCAACCCCTGCGGCGAGCAGCCGCTGCTGCCCTACGAGAGTTGCAACCTGGGGTCGGTGAACCTGGCCCGCTTCGCGCGCGGCGAGATGGGCAACGCCGAAGTCGATTTTGCGCGCCTGCGCGAGGTGGTCGCGGTGGCGGTGCGCTTCCTGGACGACGTCATCGACATGAACAGCTACCCGCTGCCGGAGATCGAGCAACTCACGCGCGCCAACCGCAAGATCGGCCTGGGTGTCATGGGTTTCGCGGATTTGCTCATCCAGATGGGAATCGCCTACCAGTCGCCGGAGGCGGAGGCAATCGCCGAGGACATCATGTCGTGCGTCAACCAGGCTGCCATTGAGGCGTCGCAGGCACTGGCGAAGGAGCGCGGGGCGTTTCCCAACTTCTCCCGCAGCGTGTTTGCGGAGCGCGGGGAGGCGCCGCGCCGCAACGCCACCGTCACCACCATCGCGCCCACCGGGTCCATCAGCATCATTGCCGGCGTGGCCAGCGGGGTGGAGCCGTTGTTCGGCGTGGCCTTCAAGCGCCGCATTCTCGACGGGGCGGAACTGGTGGACGTGAACCCGCTGTTCGAGCGCGTGGCGCGCGACGAGGAGTTCTACTCCGAGGAACTCGCGGCGCGCATCGCGCAGGATGGCCACGTGCGCGACATGGACGAGGTGCCGCGCCGCTGGCGCAACCTGTTCCAGACCGCGCACGATGTGACACCCGAGGGGCACATCCGCATACAGGCCGCTTTCCAGAAGCACACCGAAAACGCGGTCTCCAAGACGGTGAACCTGGCCCACGAGAGCACGCGCGAAGACGTGGAAGAGACCTTCCGGCTGGCGTTCCAGCTCGGGTGCAAGGGCGTCACCATCTATCGCGACGGCAGCCGCGACATGCAGGTGCTCAGCACGGGCAAGGCCGCACCGGCACCCGGCGCGCGGCGCGAGCCGCGCCCGCGTCCCGAGAGTGTTTCGGGACGCACCACGCGCATGGAAACCGGATGCGGCAACCTCTACGTGACCACCAACGAAACCTCCGACGGGCCCTTCGAGCTCTTTGCATCTATCGGCAAGACGGGCGGGTGCGCGGCCTCGCAGACCGAGGCCATCGGGCGGCTGGTATCGCTCTCGCTTCGCTCCGGCGTGGACCCGAATGCGGTGGCGCGCCAGTTGCGCGGCGTGCGCTGCCCGTATCCGTCGTGGAACCGCGGCAACAAGGTGCTCTCGTGCGCCGACGCCATCGGCCAGGCGCTGGAAAAGTTCGTGGAGGCGTCGCAGCCGGCCGTGTCGCAGAACGCGGCAGGCAGCGCGCCCGAAATCGACCGCGCCGAACGCCTGGCCGGCAACTGCATCGAGTGCGGCAATGTACTGGAGTTCGAGGGCGGCTGTGCGGTCTGCCGCGTCTGCGGCTACTCGCGCTGCTAG